One Mustela nigripes isolate SB6536 chromosome 5, MUSNIG.SB6536, whole genome shotgun sequence DNA segment encodes these proteins:
- the CNR1 gene encoding cannabinoid receptor 1, protein MKSILDGLADTTFRTITTDLLYVGSNDIQYEDIKGDMASKLGYFPQKFPLTSFRGSPFQEKMTAGDNAQLVPADQVNITEFYNKSLSSYKENEENIQCGENFMDMECFMILNPSQQLAIAVLSLTLGTFTVLENLLVLCVILHSRSLRCRPSYHFIGSLAVADLLGSVIFVYSFVDFHVFHRKDSPNVFLFKLGGVTASFTASVGSLFLTAIDRYISIHRPLAYKRIVTRPKAVVAFCLMWTIAIVIAVLPLLGWNCKKLQSVCSDIFPLIDETYLMFWIGVTSVLLLFIVYAYMYILWKAHSHAVRMIQRGTQKSIIIHTSEDGKVQVTRPDQARMDIRLAKTLVLILVVLIICWGPLLAIMVYDVFGKMNKLIKTVFAFCSMLCLLNSTVNPIIYALRSKDLRHAFRSMFPSCEGTAQPLDNSMGDSDCLHKHANNAASVHRAAESCIKSTVKIAKVTMSVSTDTSAEAL, encoded by the coding sequence ATGAAGTCTATCCTAGATGGCCTTGCTGATACCACCTTCCGTACCATCACAACAGACCTCCTCTACGTGGGCTCCAATGACATTCAGTACGAAGATATCAAAGGTGACATGGCATCCAAATTAGGGTACTTCCCACAGAAATTTCCTTTAACTTCCTTTCGGGGAAGTCCCTTCCAAGAAAAGATGACTGCCGGAGACAATGCCCAGTTGGTCCCGGCAGACCAGGTGAACATTACTGAATTTTACAACAAGTCCCTTTCATCCTACAAGGAGAATGAGGAGAATATCCAGTGTGGGGAGAACTTCATGGACATGGAGTGCTTCATGATTCTGAACCCCAGCCAGCAACTGGCCATCGCCGTCTTGTCCCTCACGCTGGGCACCTTCACGGTTCTGGAGAACCTGCTGGTGCTGTGTGTCATCCTCCATTCTCGCAGCCTCCGCTGCCGGCCCTCTTACCACTTCATCGGCAGCCTGGCCGTGGCCGACCTCCTGGGGAGCGTCATTTTCGTCTACAGCTTTGTTGACTTCCACGTGTTCCACCGCAAAGACAGCCCCAACGTGTTTCTCTTCAAACTGGGTGGGGTCACTGCCTCTTTCACGGCCTCGGTAGGCAGCCTGTTCCTCACGGCCATTGACAGGTACATATCTATTCACAGGCCCCTGGCCTATAAGAGGATCGTCACCAGGCCCAAGGCTGTGGTGGCGTTCTGCCTGATGTGGACCATCGCGATTGTGATCGCCGTGCTGCCTCTCCTGGGCTGGAACTGCAAGAAGCTGCAGTCCGTTTGCTCAGACATTTTCCCACTCATCGACGAAACCTACCTGATGTTCTGGATTGGGGTCACCAGCGTGCTGCTGCTGTTCATCGTGTATGCGTACATGTATATTCTCTGGAAGGCTCATAGCCATGCAGTCCGCATGATTCAGCGTGGGACCCAGAAGAGCATTATCATCCACACATCCGAGGATGGCAAAGTGCAGGTGACACGGCCCGACCAAGCCCGCATGGACATTCGGCTGGCCAAGACCCTGGTCCTGATCCTTGTGGTCTTGATCATCTGCTGGGGCCCTCTGCTTGCGATTATGGTGTATGACGTCTTTGGGAAGATGAACAAGCTCATTAAGACAGTATTTGCGTTCTGCAGTATGCTCTGCCTGCTGAATTCCACCGTGAACCCCATCATCTACGCTCTGAGGAGCAAGGACCTGAGACATGCTTTCCGGAGTATGTTCCCCTCGTGTGAAGGCACTGCGCAGCCTCTTGACAACAGCATGGGGGACTCAGACTGCCTGCACAAGCATGCCAACAACGCGGCCAGTGTTCACAGGGCTGCAGAGAGCTGCATCAAGAGCACGGTCAAGATTGCCAAGGTGACCATGTCTGTGTCCACAGACACGTCTGCCGAGGCTCTGTGA